The Alphaproteobacteria bacterium genome includes a window with the following:
- the secA gene encoding preprotein translocase subunit SecA, with translation MIGSLARKIFGTANDRVLRELEGPVAEINALEPELEALKDFELRARTDWFKERLEAGESLDDLLVEAFATVREASKRTLGQRHFDVQLLGGMVLHQGRIAEMATGEGKTLVSTLPIYLNALEGRGVHLVTVNDYLAQRDAEWMGEIYSFLGLSVGCIVHGLDDDERRVAYGADVTYGTNNEFGFDYLRDNMKFALEDMVQRDFGYAIVDEVDSILIDEARTPLIISGPAEDSSELYHQIDRIIPKLGEDDFELDEKSRTVSLSDDGVEHAEELLKDSGFLSEGGLYDIANVSVVHHVNQALRAHKLFAADTDYIVKDNKVIIIDEFTGRMMEGRRYSEGLHQALEAKEGVSVQQENQTLASITFQNYFRLYEKLAGMTGTAATEAAEFADIYKLEVVQAPTNLVCIRDDADDEVYRTAEEKYQAIIELIEDCQERGQPMLIGTVSIDKSEELAAKLKERQIPHNVLNARYHEQEAQIIAQAGRTGGITIATNMAGRGTDIQLGGNPDMRLRIELPDDADEAGRAELEATIATETATEKAEVIAAGGLYVVGTERHESRRIDNQLRGRSGRQGDPGASSFYLSLEDDLMRIFGSERMDSMLQKLGLQEGEAIVHPWINKALEKAQQKVEARNFDIRKNLLKFDDVMNDQRKVIYEQRIDLMRAEEVSETIADMRHDVMEGLVKRHIPEKAYSEEWQTEALESELERVLGLKLPIGEWAGEEGVAETEIEERVQAEADRRMAEKAANYGRELWRLVEKNLLLQLLDQHWKEHLLSLDHLRQGIGLRAYGQRDPLNEYKREAFDLFETTLSGLREQVTTLLAHVELHLDQDQPIPEREAPSATLESHFDPISGDDQMAELELTAALAPPRPSEPDPQDPATWGKVPRNSACPCGSGKKYKHCHGRAA, from the coding sequence ATGATCGGCTCGCTGGCAAGAAAGATCTTTGGCACGGCCAACGACCGCGTGCTGCGCGAGCTCGAGGGCCCGGTGGCCGAGATCAACGCCCTGGAGCCCGAGCTCGAGGCGCTCAAGGACTTCGAACTGCGGGCCCGCACCGACTGGTTCAAGGAACGCCTGGAAGCCGGCGAAAGCCTCGACGACTTGCTGGTCGAAGCCTTCGCCACGGTGCGCGAGGCCTCCAAACGCACGCTGGGACAGCGCCACTTCGACGTCCAGTTGCTGGGCGGCATGGTGCTGCACCAGGGCCGCATCGCCGAGATGGCAACCGGCGAGGGCAAGACCCTGGTGTCTACGCTGCCCATCTACCTCAACGCCCTCGAGGGCCGCGGCGTGCATCTGGTCACGGTCAACGACTACCTGGCCCAGCGCGACGCCGAGTGGATGGGCGAGATCTACAGCTTCCTGGGCCTCAGCGTGGGCTGCATCGTGCACGGCCTCGACGACGACGAACGCCGCGTCGCCTATGGCGCCGACGTGACCTACGGCACCAACAACGAATTCGGCTTCGACTATTTGCGCGATAACATGAAATTCGCGCTCGAAGACATGGTACAGCGCGATTTCGGCTACGCCATCGTCGACGAGGTCGATTCCATCCTGATCGACGAGGCGCGCACGCCGCTGATCATCTCCGGTCCGGCCGAGGACTCGTCCGAGCTCTACCACCAGATCGACCGGATCATCCCCAAGCTCGGTGAGGACGACTTCGAGCTCGACGAGAAATCGCGCACGGTTTCGCTCAGCGACGACGGCGTCGAGCACGCCGAGGAGCTGCTCAAGGACAGCGGCTTCCTCTCCGAGGGCGGACTCTACGACATCGCCAACGTTTCCGTCGTCCACCACGTCAACCAGGCGCTCCGGGCGCACAAGCTGTTTGCCGCCGACACCGACTACATCGTCAAGGACAACAAGGTCATCATCATCGACGAATTCACCGGCCGCATGATGGAAGGCCGGCGCTATTCCGAGGGCCTGCACCAGGCGCTCGAGGCCAAGGAAGGCGTCTCGGTGCAGCAGGAAAACCAGACCCTGGCCTCGATCACCTTCCAGAACTACTTCCGGCTCTACGAGAAACTGGCCGGCATGACCGGCACCGCCGCCACCGAGGCGGCCGAGTTCGCCGACATCTACAAGCTCGAAGTGGTGCAGGCACCGACCAACCTGGTCTGCATCCGCGACGACGCCGACGACGAGGTCTACCGCACGGCCGAGGAAAAATACCAGGCCATCATCGAATTGATCGAGGACTGCCAGGAACGCGGCCAGCCCATGCTGATCGGCACCGTCTCGATCGACAAGTCGGAGGAACTGGCAGCCAAGCTCAAGGAGCGCCAGATCCCGCACAACGTGCTGAATGCCCGCTACCACGAACAAGAAGCGCAGATCATCGCCCAGGCCGGCCGCACCGGCGGCATCACCATCGCCACCAACATGGCCGGCCGCGGCACCGACATCCAGCTCGGCGGCAACCCCGACATGCGGCTGCGTATCGAGCTCCCGGACGACGCCGACGAGGCCGGGCGGGCCGAACTCGAGGCCACCATCGCGACTGAGACGGCGACCGAGAAGGCAGAGGTCATTGCCGCCGGCGGCCTCTACGTAGTGGGCACCGAGCGCCACGAAAGCCGGCGCATCGACAACCAGTTGCGCGGCCGTTCGGGCCGCCAGGGCGATCCCGGGGCCTCCAGTTTCTATCTCAGCCTGGAAGACGACCTGATGCGCATCTTCGGCTCCGAGCGCATGGACTCGATGCTGCAGAAACTCGGCCTCCAGGAAGGCGAGGCCATCGTCCACCCCTGGATCAACAAGGCGCTCGAGAAAGCCCAGCAGAAGGTCGAGGCTCGCAACTTCGACATCCGCAAGAATTTGCTGAAGTTCGACGACGTGATGAACGACCAGCGCAAGGTGATCTACGAGCAGCGCATCGACCTGATGCGCGCCGAGGAGGTCAGCGAGACCATCGCCGACATGCGCCACGACGTCATGGAAGGCCTGGTCAAGCGCCATATTCCCGAAAAAGCCTATTCCGAGGAGTGGCAGACAGAGGCCCTCGAGAGCGAACTCGAGCGGGTGCTGGGGCTGAAGCTGCCGATCGGGGAATGGGCCGGCGAGGAGGGCGTCGCCGAGACCGAAATAGAAGAGCGCGTGCAAGCCGAGGCCGACCGGCGCATGGCCGAAAAGGCGGCCAACTACGGCCGCGAGCTGTGGCGCCTGGTGGAGAAGAACCTGCTGCTGCAGCTCCTCGACCAGCACTGGAAGGAGCACTTGCTCTCGCTCGACCACCTGCGCCAGGGCATCGGCCTCAGGGCCTATGGCCAGCGCGATCCCCTCAACGAATACAAGCGCGAGGCCTTCGACCTTTTCGAAACCACGCTTTCTGGCCTTCGCGAACAGGTGACGACGCTGCTGGCCCACGTCGAGCTGCACCTCGACCAGGACCAGCCCATTCCCGAACGCGAGGCCCCCAGCGCCACCCTGGAAAGCCACTTCGATCCGATATCGGGCGACGACCAGATGGCCGAACTCGAACTGACCGCCGCCTTGGCGCCCCCGCGGCCCAGCGAGCCCGATCCCCAGGATCCCGCCACCTGGGGCAAGGTGCCGCGCAACTCGGCCTGCCCTTGCGGCTCGGGCAAAAAGTACAAGCACTGCCACGGCCGCGCAGCCTAG